From Oikeobacillus pervagus, the proteins below share one genomic window:
- a CDS encoding redox-sensing transcriptional repressor Rex gives MNQESMKIPQATAKRLPLYYRFIQNLHSSGKQRVSSAELSEAVKVDSATIRRDFSYFGALGKKGYGYNVGYLLSFFRKTLDQDEITKVALIGVGNLGTAFLNYNFMKNNNTRIDIAFDVNAEKVGKKIGDVDVHHLDELEERLASEQIHVAILTVPAPVAQQITDRLVKADIKGILNFTPARLTVPSSIRVHHIDLAVELQSLVYFLKNYPEEVIEETNS, from the coding sequence ATGAATCAAGAATCAATGAAAATTCCACAAGCAACGGCAAAAAGATTGCCATTGTATTATCGATTTATTCAAAATCTCCATTCGTCAGGCAAGCAAAGAGTTTCATCTGCCGAGTTAAGTGAAGCGGTAAAAGTCGATTCAGCAACGATTCGACGTGATTTCTCTTACTTCGGTGCTCTTGGAAAAAAAGGATATGGATATAATGTAGGATATTTGCTATCTTTTTTTAGAAAAACATTAGATCAAGATGAAATTACGAAAGTGGCATTAATTGGTGTCGGAAATTTAGGCACGGCTTTTTTAAATTATAATTTTATGAAAAATAATAATACTAGAATAGATATTGCATTTGATGTAAATGCAGAAAAAGTCGGGAAGAAAATTGGGGATGTTGATGTCCATCATTTGGATGAACTAGAAGAAAGATTAGCTTCAGAACAAATTCATGTGGCAATTCTTACCGTACCAGCGCCAGTTGCCCAACAAATTACCGATCGACTAGTAAAAGCGGATATCAAAGGAATACTTAATTTTACTCCTGCCAGATTAACGGTACCTTCTTCGATCAGAGTCCATCACATTGATTTAGCTGTTGAATTACAGTCACTTGTTTATTTTCTAAAAAACTATCCTGAAGAAGTCATAGAAGAGACAAATTCTTAA
- a CDS encoding twin-arginine translocase TatA/TatE family subunit produces MPLGIGSILIIALVAVLLFGPKKLPQLGRAAGDTLREFKDATKGLAEDDDSKDKKDAK; encoded by the coding sequence ATGCCACTAGGTATCGGCAGTATTCTTATCATTGCACTTGTTGCTGTATTATTATTCGGTCCAAAAAAGCTCCCTCAATTAGGAAGAGCCGCAGGAGATACATTGCGCGAATTTAAAGACGCTACGAAAGGCTTAGCAGAAGATGATGATTCAAAAGATAAAAAAGACGCTAAGTGA
- the tatC gene encoding twin-arginine translocase subunit TatC has translation MSQNEMTIFEHISELRKRLMIVVVFFFIAIIGSLFLAEPIIRYLQSADEAKELTMNAFRMTDPLKIYFQMAFVLAFIITSPVILYQLWAFISPGLYEKERKVTLSYIPISVFLFLGGLSFSYFILFPFVVRFMMNMSEKLDIQQVIGINEYFQFLFQITIPFGFLFQMPVVMLFLTRLGIITPMFLAKIRKYAYFTLLVIAALITPPDVMSHMMVTIPLCILYEISIWISKIGYRKVIEAEEQMEREIESEEAQKK, from the coding sequence ATGAGTCAAAATGAAATGACGATTTTTGAGCATATAAGTGAATTAAGAAAACGACTCATGATTGTAGTCGTTTTCTTCTTCATTGCAATCATCGGCAGTCTTTTCTTAGCTGAACCGATTATTCGTTATTTACAGTCAGCGGATGAGGCGAAAGAATTAACGATGAATGCTTTTAGAATGACGGACCCTTTGAAAATCTATTTTCAAATGGCCTTTGTGTTGGCTTTTATCATCACTTCACCCGTCATTTTGTATCAATTATGGGCCTTTATCAGCCCAGGGTTATATGAGAAAGAGAGGAAGGTTACTTTAAGTTATATTCCAATTTCTGTCTTCCTTTTCTTAGGGGGCCTTTCCTTTTCTTATTTTATCCTTTTTCCATTTGTTGTTCGATTTATGATGAATATGTCGGAAAAACTAGATATTCAACAGGTTATCGGTATTAATGAATATTTTCAGTTCTTATTTCAAATTACGATTCCGTTTGGTTTCTTATTCCAAATGCCGGTTGTCATGTTGTTTCTAACACGATTAGGAATTATCACTCCGATGTTTTTAGCAAAAATTCGTAAATATGCCTATTTCACTTTATTAGTCATTGCGGCTCTTATTACCCCGCCAGATGTGATGTCACATATGATGGTCACCATTCCACTTTGTATTTTATACGAAATTAGTATTTGGATCTCAAAAATTGGCTATCGAAAGGTAATTGAGGCAGAAGAGCAAATGGAAAGGGAAATAGAGTCGGAAGAAGCTCAAAAAAAATAG
- a CDS encoding YdiK family protein — MKQTSWLPGTLNILLGVFFTYIAIVTVNSNGFGFFTYLLILLATLDIGTGLRMTFAHFRHKKREKK, encoded by the coding sequence ATGAAACAAACATCATGGTTACCCGGGACATTAAACATCCTACTAGGAGTGTTTTTTACTTATATTGCGATTGTGACAGTGAATTCGAATGGCTTTGGATTTTTTACTTACTTGCTCATTCTATTAGCGACCTTAGATATTGGCACGGGCTTACGAATGACCTTTGCTCATTTTCGTCATAAAAAGAGAGAAAAAAAATAG